The Mytilus trossulus isolate FHL-02 chromosome 3, PNRI_Mtr1.1.1.hap1, whole genome shotgun sequence genome contains a region encoding:
- the LOC134709713 gene encoding mediator of RNA polymerase II transcription subunit 29-like has translation MASTNVTLSLQSQQISQHQQPPQPSDLDAIHNKQLIPQLRESLANLMKIAGQLLHQNATTDDSLKSVDGQQQRLERTLEEFYSICDQLEVNLRLNLESVQQNADSSKFLPLQVNVPKDNNQLPEGQALQYSQYLQITKQQISCAKEVHDLLLKFSKKVTER, from the exons atggcTTCAACAAATGTCACACTGTCACTACAATCtcaacaaataagtcaacatcaGCAGCCACCTCAACCAAGTGATTTGGATGCGATACACAATAAACAACTTATCCCACAGCTGAGAGAGTCTCTAGCT aatttaatgaaaattgctGGCCAATTACTACACCAGAATGCCACAACAGATGACTCTTT aaaatctgTAGATGGTCAGCAACAAAGACTTGAAAGAACTCTTGAAGAATTTTACTCAATATGTGATCAATTGGAAGTAAATCTA AGGTTGAATTTAGAAAGTGTACAACAGAATGCTGACAGTTCCAAGTTTTTGCCATTGCAAGTTAATGTACCTAAAGACAACAACCAGCTTCCAGAGGGACAAGCTTTACAATATtcacaatatttacaaataacaaaacaacagatCAGCTGTGCAAAGGAAGTTCATgaccttttgttaaagttttCCAAGAAGGTGACTGAAAGATGA